Proteins encoded in a region of the Corynebacterium genitalium ATCC 33030 genome:
- a CDS encoding RNA-binding S4 domain-containing protein, producing MDLPIKLGQFLKLANLVESGGEAKELIATGEVAVNGEVVTSRGFSLDDGDEVSLPGHTITVTGTGAGDDDDYFDERTANDDFDPEKWRNL from the coding sequence ATGGATCTGCCCATTAAGCTCGGCCAGTTTCTCAAGCTGGCCAATCTCGTCGAGTCCGGAGGCGAAGCGAAAGAGCTCATCGCCACGGGTGAGGTCGCGGTCAATGGTGAGGTAGTCACGTCGCGCGGCTTTTCGCTTGACGACGGCGACGAGGTCTCCCTCCCCGGCCACACCATCACCGTCACTGGTACCGGTGCAGGCGACGATGACGACTACTTTGACGAGCGCACCGCGAACGACGATTTCGACCCTGAGAAGTGGAGGAACCTCTAA
- a CDS encoding heavy metal-binding domain-containing protein, translated as MILTTTPTVEGRRITEYMRIIGGETIAGMNMFKDMGAGFRNMVGGRASSWEQELVRSRDSALNELWERARQIGADAVVNIELDYSPMGQGNTMMLVAATGTAVRLD; from the coding sequence ATGATCCTTACAACGACGCCTACCGTCGAAGGCCGGCGCATCACGGAGTACATGCGCATCATCGGCGGCGAGACCATTGCCGGCATGAACATGTTCAAAGATATGGGCGCGGGTTTCCGCAACATGGTCGGTGGCCGCGCCAGCTCGTGGGAGCAGGAGCTGGTCCGTTCCCGCGATAGCGCGCTCAACGAGCTGTGGGAGCGTGCCCGCCAGATCGGCGCTGACGCGGTGGTCAACATTGAGTTGGATTACTCCCCGATGGGGCAGGGCAACACGATGATGTTGGTTGCGGCGACCGGCACTGCCGTGAGACTCGATTAA
- a CDS encoding LysE family translocator has translation MTVSTYLALIGIWIAAIASPGPDLVQIIRVGAKSRAAGVACAFGIMAGNALWIAASLLGLGALIQAVPQVLAVLQLIGGAYLLWMGVGAVRSGLAARGQGASSVSAAATDTTDAPPAGTVLSARRAFATGVLTNLSNPKAVLFFGAVFAQFMTPGMGWGWVALILVTLVLIGVAWFVGFAVGVDKFAGVLARWGHIVDVVTGVIFVALAVWMIAEGALSIAASL, from the coding sequence GTGACTGTTTCGACCTATCTCGCCCTGATCGGCATTTGGATCGCCGCAATCGCCAGCCCGGGGCCTGATCTCGTGCAGATCATCCGCGTCGGTGCGAAGTCGCGCGCCGCCGGTGTCGCCTGCGCGTTCGGCATTATGGCCGGCAACGCGCTGTGGATCGCGGCATCCCTGCTAGGGCTTGGCGCCCTGATCCAGGCTGTGCCGCAGGTGCTCGCCGTGCTGCAGCTGATCGGCGGGGCCTATCTGCTGTGGATGGGTGTGGGCGCGGTACGTTCCGGGCTGGCAGCGCGCGGCCAGGGTGCTTCCAGTGTCTCCGCCGCCGCGACAGACACTACCGATGCGCCACCGGCTGGCACCGTGCTATCCGCGCGCCGGGCGTTCGCCACCGGTGTACTCACCAATCTTTCCAACCCGAAGGCGGTGCTGTTTTTCGGGGCAGTGTTCGCTCAGTTCATGACACCGGGGATGGGCTGGGGGTGGGTGGCCCTCATCCTCGTCACACTGGTGCTAATTGGGGTGGCGTGGTTTGTGGGGTTCGCGGTGGGCGTCGATAAGTTTGCGGGCGTTTTGGCGCGCTGGGGGCACATTGTTGACGTTGTGACGGGCGTGATCTTCGTGGCGCTGGCGGTGTGGATGATCGCCGAAGGCGCGCTCAGTATCGCCGCAAGCCTTTAA